A single region of the Prochlorococcus marinus str. MIT 0917 genome encodes:
- a CDS encoding 6-carboxytetrahydropterin synthase → MTIKDIPFNCSKHFKDYPCSHRQWKHKGHCRYVHGYSRSFTFCFASNELDENGFVVDFSSLRPLEEQLKDHFDHTFLVNFDDPLLETWKNLHSREVLDLRVMKNVGMESTAELVWGWANDLLFSREKGRSCCWKAIAHENEVNSASYTLFPKWFKP, encoded by the coding sequence ATGACGATTAAAGATATTCCATTTAATTGCTCAAAGCATTTTAAAGACTATCCATGCTCTCACCGTCAATGGAAACATAAAGGACACTGTCGTTATGTTCATGGATACAGTCGAAGCTTTACCTTTTGTTTTGCTTCAAATGAACTTGATGAAAATGGCTTCGTTGTAGATTTCTCAAGTCTGAGACCTTTAGAAGAGCAGTTGAAAGATCATTTTGATCATACTTTTTTAGTCAATTTTGATGATCCTCTTCTTGAAACATGGAAGAACCTTCACTCTAGAGAAGTACTAGATCTTAGAGTTATGAAGAATGTTGGTATGGAATCAACTGCTGAATTAGTTTGGGGATGGGCTAATGATTTATTATTTTCAAGAGAGAAAGGTAGATCTTGTTGTTGGAAAGCAATAGCTCACGAAAATGAAGTTAATTCCGCTAGTTATACCCTCTTCCCAAAGTGGTTTAAACCTTAA